The genomic region TTTCCCTGGAAGTAATAGTCGGCTTCTTGTTGTACCTCGCGAGTCTTGAAGCCTCTTGAGCAAGCTTCTCGAAGATATCGTTGATAAAACTGTTCATAATTCCCATGGCTTTGCTTGAGATCCCGATGTCTGGGTGGACTTGCTTGAGGACCTTGAAGATATAGATCTTGTAGGTCTCAGTGCTCTTCTTAaccctcttcttcttcttgtctCCGGCCGCTGCTCCGCCTTCCTTGGGAAGCTTTTTGCCAGCCTTGGGCTTCTTCTCCGCCGGAGCTTTCTCCGCTACCGtcatcttcttctcctctGCGGGCTTCTTCTCTGCCGGCTTTTTCTCTGCTTTTGGTGCCATTTTTCAACAGGGATAGGGTTTGTTTGGCCTTGGGGAAAAGAGGGATAAGGAAGTTATATACGAAGGATAAGCTAGACGAGATAATTCAGGTAGGAAGTTTCGTGGTCTATATATAGAGAGAAGTGGGAGGGGCTAT from Theobroma cacao cultivar B97-61/B2 chromosome 9, Criollo_cocoa_genome_V2, whole genome shotgun sequence harbors:
- the LOC108660425 gene encoding histone H2B; protein product: MAPKAEKKPAEKKPAEEKKMTVAEKAPAEKKPKAGKKLPKEGGAAAGDKKKKRVKKSTETYKIYIFKVLKQVHPDIGISSKAMGIMNSFINDIFEKLAQEASRLARYNKKPTITSREIQTAVRLVLPGELAKHAVSEGTKAVTKFTSS